From Nicotiana tabacum cultivar K326 chromosome 20, ASM71507v2, whole genome shotgun sequence, one genomic window encodes:
- the LOC142174526 gene encoding uncharacterized protein LOC142174526 — MAPKFEDPGAFTIPCSIESADFATALWDLGASINLMPYSVFKTLGIGQQRATSMRLQMVDRTMKRLLSIIDDVPVRVDKFILHVDFVILDCEVDYEVPFILGRPLLATGKALDDMEAVELTFRVDATLVVL, encoded by the exons atggctccaaagtttgaagatcccggtgctttcaccatccCATGTAGTATTgagagtgcggattttgctacGGCATTATGGGATTTGGGtgcaagtataaatttgatgccttactctgTGTTCAAAACACTGGGTATCGGTCAACAAAGGGCTACTtcaatgaggttgcaaatggtaGATAGAACAATGAAGCGGCTACTTAGTATTATCGATGATGTTCCTGTTCGGGTAGATAAGTTCATTTTGCATGTTGACTTTGTGATATTGGactgtgaggttgattatgaggttccattcatattgggaagacctttacTTGCAACTGGGAAGGCATTAGATGATATGGAAGCAgtggagctcaccttccgg gtagatgccacattAGTGGTGctctaa